One Danio aesculapii chromosome 22, fDanAes4.1, whole genome shotgun sequence genomic window carries:
- the LOC130215643 gene encoding zinc finger protein 93-like, with the protein MKRSATERFVCSKCGKSFERKYHLKLHMRIHTGEKPYKCSHCEKRFVDPRYLKIHESLHIGENLCHCTVCGKSFTKSSSLRRHKVNIHNLTEKDESEALKVRTKEKTYLCFWCGKSFTQHSVLKQHERIHSGDKPFSCTLCGKSFIRSSHLSRHMLIHTGEKTHKCDQCGKMFFNASDLKDHLRVHTKEKPYSCYLCGKSFNHRSHLKYHQKIHFGVKEHACLECGKSFVRSGELKQHKMIHTGEKPFTCTQCGKSFTQLSNIKKHMKIHNGEKQRHVINAAKHL; encoded by the exons ATGAAAAGGTCAGCCACAGAACGTTTCGTCTGCAGtaagtgtggaaagagttttgagcGCAAATACCATCTCAAgcttcacatgaggatccacactggagagaaaccttacaagtgttcacactgcgagaaGAGATTCGTTGATCCCAGATACCTAAAAATACACGAGAGTCTTCACATTGGAGAGAACCTGTGTCACTGCACTgtttgtgggaagagtttcacaaaATCATCCTCTCTACGAAGACACAAAGTAAACATCCACA ACCTTACTGAGAAGGACGAAAGTGAAGCCCTGAAGGTCCGAACAAAGGAGAAAACGTATTTATGCTTttggtgtgggaagagttttacacagcattcagttttaaaacaacatgagaggattcacagcGGAGATAAACCGTTCTCATGTACTttatgtgggaagagtttcattcGCTCATCGCATCTTAGTCGTCACatgctgatccacactggagagaagacACACAAGTGTGATCAGTGcggcaaaatgttttttaatgcttcAGATCTGAAGGACCATCTTAGAGTTCACACCAAGGAGAAGCCTTACTCATGTTatttgtgtggaaagagttttaaccATCGGTCACATTTAAAATACCATCAGAAGATCCACTTTGGTGTGAAGGAGCACGCGTGCcttgagtgtgggaagagttttgtTAGATCTGGAGAATTAAAACAGCAcaagatgattcacactggagagaaaccgttcacatgtactcagtgtgggaagagtttcacacaaTTATCCAATATTAAAAAGCACATGAAGATTCACAATGGAGAGAAACAACGACATGTGATCAATGCAGCGAAGCATCTTTGA
- the LOC130215688 gene encoding zinc finger protein 180-like, which yields MSDPEPCRIKEEETEEQIDVMVKEECEELSEDEEKHVKSEEETQSETEDTAVKAFTCTQCGKSFRRKHCLNIHSRSHTGEKPYKCSRCDKRFNRAQHLKLHQRIHTGEKPYHCTDCGKSFTQISSLRTHTKTIHNVIVKEESEDGEKRHVERKNKTQSEHNILMKRSATERFVCSKCGKSFERKYHLKLHMRIHTGEKPYKCSHCEKRFVDPRYLKIHESLHIGENLCHCTVCGKSFTKSSSLRRHKVNIHSK from the exons atgagtgatccagaaccctgcagaattaaagaggaagagactgaagaacaaatag ACGTGATGGTGAAGGAGGAATGTGAAGaactgagtgaagatgaggagaaacatgtCAAAAGTGAAGAAGAAACTCAATCAGAGACTGAAGACACAGCTGTAAAAgctttcacctgcactcagtgtggaaagagttttaggcGCAAGCACTGTCTCAATATTCACTCGaggagccacactggagagaaaccgtacaagtgttcacgctgcgacaagagattcaatcGTGcacaacacctgaaattacatcagaggattcacactggagagaaaccgtatcaCTGCACtgattgtgggaagagtttcacacagATATCTTCGCtacgaacacacacaaaaaccatTCACA ACGTgatagtgaaggaggagagtgaagatgggGAGAAACGTCATGtcgaaagaaaaaacaaaactcaatCAGAACATAATATCTTAATGAAAAGGTCAGCCACAGAACGTTTCGTCTGCAGtaagtgtggaaagagttttgagcGCAAATACCATCTCAAgcttcacatgaggatccacactggagagaaaccttacaagtgttcacactgcgagaaGAGATTCGTTGATCCCAGATACCTAAAAATACACGAGAGTCTTCACATTGGAGAGAACCTGTGTCACTGCACTgtttgtgggaagagtttcacaaaATCATCCTCTCTACGAAGACACAAAGTAAACATCCACAGTAAGTAG